One window of the Oligoflexus sp. genome contains the following:
- a CDS encoding ABC transporter permease produces MKALREIFTEIAALAQREWRLILGNRKLRSLMLLAPLLNALIVCGVYAPSYVTDVPIAVVQQDQSALSQRMIRWLDQHQKVRVTQTLSDVSEADALLKAGAIAAYVVFEKDFSQRLKRNEDARVLLFCDATNMVVANTISAATQGVVQTFSAGLSMNKARKLGAFKEQAQALASPIRAEIRPLGNPSFSYADFMLPGMLLTVLQQVILLALALSWAGERESMTLAELRSLSQRFWVILLGKNLPHFVIHSFWLFIFLSVVLPLSSVSSEAQFGSLVLFSMLFVLVMLGWGTWVSLAIGDRLGATQALMFLSVPSFILSGYTWPSASLPLPLQVISQILPLTHSAVMIRKIYGLGLEITAFPRELTILGAFVVLHILASWWTVRRMMRAEPASRA; encoded by the coding sequence ATGAAGGCTCTGCGGGAAATTTTTACAGAAATCGCGGCGCTCGCTCAGCGCGAGTGGCGGTTGATTCTTGGGAATAGAAAGCTGCGCAGCCTGATGTTGCTTGCGCCTCTTTTAAACGCCTTGATCGTGTGCGGAGTCTATGCGCCTTCTTATGTCACGGACGTTCCGATCGCGGTCGTGCAGCAGGACCAGTCGGCTTTGTCCCAGCGGATGATTCGCTGGCTGGATCAGCATCAAAAGGTTCGTGTGACGCAGACCCTTTCCGATGTGTCGGAGGCTGATGCCCTTTTAAAGGCGGGAGCGATTGCCGCTTATGTCGTCTTTGAGAAGGATTTTTCGCAGCGCCTGAAACGGAACGAGGATGCCCGGGTTCTTCTCTTCTGTGATGCCACCAACATGGTGGTGGCCAATACCATCAGCGCTGCGACGCAGGGCGTGGTTCAGACGTTCAGCGCAGGCCTTTCGATGAATAAGGCCCGTAAACTCGGAGCGTTTAAAGAGCAGGCGCAGGCTCTTGCCAGCCCTATTCGCGCGGAGATAAGGCCTTTGGGGAATCCGAGTTTTAGTTATGCGGATTTTATGCTGCCTGGGATGCTTTTGACAGTTTTGCAGCAGGTGATTCTTTTGGCTTTGGCTCTGAGCTGGGCCGGTGAGCGGGAGTCGATGACCTTGGCCGAACTTCGGTCGCTTTCCCAGCGCTTCTGGGTGATCCTGCTTGGCAAGAATCTGCCGCATTTTGTGATTCATTCTTTCTGGCTCTTCATTTTCTTAAGCGTCGTGCTTCCTTTAAGTTCAGTGTCCAGTGAGGCCCAGTTTGGAAGTCTTGTTCTATTCTCCATGCTGTTTGTGCTGGTGATGCTGGGCTGGGGCACATGGGTGAGCCTTGCGATCGGTGATCGTCTGGGTGCTACGCAGGCGCTCATGTTTCTCTCGGTTCCCAGTTTCATACTGTCGGGATATACATGGCCTTCTGCGTCGCTGCCGCTGCCTTTGCAGGTGATCAGCCAGATCCTGCCCCTGACTCACTCGGCTGTGATGATTCGGAAGATTTATGGGCTGGGGCTGGAGATTACAGCGTTTCCTCGGGAATTGACGATCCTTGGGGCTTTCGTTGTACTGCACATTCTCGCGTCCTGGTGGACCGTGAGGCGTATGATGCGAGCTGAACCAGCCTCAAGGGCGTGA
- a CDS encoding HlyD family secretion protein — MKYFSLTLFVSLLLTGCPESREKPLQGQVEFDEIDLASRLSSRVKEVKVELGDRVSADQVLVILDDDLIAIRNERAQATLEQASLQKKMTDDATRKEELSQLAAAEAMARSQWDFARQSLKRAGILFEKDAIARQQWEEIIAKEKGARAQYEMAKARWEAGRNGARDEQKAIAAANLVQAETGLAEVSAYHKDLQLSAAAEGTVHAIHARPGELVPQGFPLVTLLDQKHPRLSFYVTEDRLALFRQGETYTAVIPALQDMALKVELVRIQVLPAVLTQVVTEDRAARDIRSFELTFKPLDAAVPLQPGMSAVLVPGERK, encoded by the coding sequence ATGAAATATTTTTCGCTTACCCTCTTTGTCAGTTTGCTTTTGACAGGATGTCCTGAATCCAGGGAAAAACCCCTCCAGGGTCAGGTGGAGTTTGATGAAATCGACCTGGCATCGCGGCTGTCGAGTCGCGTGAAGGAGGTCAAGGTTGAGCTGGGTGACAGGGTGAGCGCGGATCAGGTCCTGGTTATTCTGGATGATGATCTGATTGCGATTCGGAATGAACGAGCCCAGGCGACTTTGGAGCAGGCATCCCTGCAGAAGAAGATGACTGATGATGCCACGCGCAAAGAAGAGTTATCGCAGCTCGCAGCAGCTGAAGCGATGGCCCGGAGTCAGTGGGACTTCGCCAGGCAGAGTCTGAAGCGGGCCGGTATTCTTTTTGAAAAAGATGCCATTGCCCGTCAGCAGTGGGAAGAGATCATAGCCAAGGAAAAAGGCGCCCGCGCCCAGTATGAAATGGCGAAGGCGCGATGGGAAGCCGGACGTAATGGAGCGCGTGACGAGCAGAAGGCGATTGCCGCAGCGAATCTCGTGCAGGCGGAGACCGGGCTGGCTGAGGTTTCGGCTTATCATAAGGATCTTCAGCTGTCGGCGGCGGCAGAAGGGACAGTGCATGCCATCCACGCAAGGCCGGGGGAGCTTGTGCCTCAGGGTTTCCCTCTTGTTACTCTTTTGGATCAGAAGCATCCGCGCCTGAGTTTTTACGTGACCGAGGACAGGCTCGCCCTTTTTCGCCAGGGTGAGACCTATACGGCTGTGATCCCGGCGCTTCAGGATATGGCTTTGAAAGTCGAGCTGGTTCGGATCCAGGTTTTGCCGGCTGTGCTGACGCAAGTCGTGACCGAGGATCGGGCGGCGCGGGATATTCGCAGTTTTGAGCTGACGTTCAAGCCTTTGGATGCAGCGGTACCCCTTCAACCGGGAATGTCTGCGGTCCTTGTTCCGGGAGAGCGGAAATGA
- a CDS encoding leucine-rich repeat domain-containing protein encodes MKLKLVSALVGLSLCSMASAQARPKTFAGFCQKAVNVETERQTLDALARLVSVKTPVEADACEYLEEALATRTRYSFRGKDLVSLKAFAYLPQTTELVASNNQIKSLAGLEGLTKLETLDLGGNAIESIDALKGLNSLRVLRLQGNEITDLTALSELKALSDLSAGSNKITDVKALAKVETLEYLNLSGNALESLEGLESLPKLRVLNFGFNKVCESGFVLEAEKKGVTVIGKDTQECAR; translated from the coding sequence ATGAAACTGAAGCTTGTCTCCGCACTGGTCGGTTTAAGTCTATGTTCGATGGCGTCGGCCCAGGCGCGTCCCAAGACTTTTGCAGGATTCTGCCAAAAAGCGGTGAACGTGGAAACCGAACGTCAGACGCTGGATGCTCTGGCTCGTTTGGTCTCTGTGAAAACTCCGGTGGAAGCCGACGCCTGCGAATATCTGGAAGAAGCCCTGGCCACGCGCACACGCTACTCGTTCCGCGGCAAGGATCTGGTTTCGCTGAAAGCCTTCGCTTATCTGCCCCAGACCACCGAGCTGGTGGCGAGTAACAATCAGATCAAGAGTCTGGCTGGCCTGGAAGGTCTGACCAAACTCGAGACCCTCGATCTGGGCGGCAATGCCATCGAGTCGATTGACGCTCTGAAAGGTCTGAATTCTCTGCGCGTTCTGCGTCTGCAGGGCAACGAGATCACGGACCTCACAGCGTTGAGCGAACTCAAAGCGCTGAGCGATCTGTCCGCAGGTTCCAACAAGATTACGGATGTCAAAGCCCTGGCGAAGGTGGAAACACTGGAGTATCTGAATCTTTCGGGAAATGCTTTGGAATCTTTGGAAGGCCTCGAAAGTCTGCCTAAGCTTCGCGTTCTCAACTTTGGTTTCAACAAGGTCTGCGAAAGCGGCTTTGTCCTTGAAGCTGAGAAAAAAGGTGTGACCGTGATTGGGAAAGACACTCAGGAATGCGCACGCTAA
- a CDS encoding TolC family protein, with product MDRIVLGFSLFFCMTAAMGEPLALDDLPSLIERRSSSVQRAAADETVAVWEQAAARADYLPSVTLKGTHTRTDEAITLDVPNQSIQRTLPNGAPFRLDIDPPAFTIQDRDVTKAQVQLIQPLYMGGRITAQEDARDAEVGIKAAEYAQEKSVQLSLVLQRYFQSQYAAELLNVLQKFKSHLERIDQLTQNLIESGALPRSVRRKTETALAELLAMQVRAEAQKAVLCQAVQGMIQATGDCQFTNALRLLPMPAAAGALQSLARDQRPEWKIIQHQKEKAEALHQAATGSLLPSIYAFGRYELLQEQLTLLEPKWVIGVGVEWTLTAGLKGFPERHKAEALKQKAEIIRGQAERDIPLQIQQYWAQAAGERAALQATEKALLAAQETLEISELRYGAGDGSQLDVLNAYSDVEKLSLRRLELLESYNRYLISLFAATGNAALYIQHYQSSL from the coding sequence ATGGACAGAATCGTTTTGGGATTTTCTCTTTTCTTTTGCATGACTGCGGCCATGGGTGAGCCCCTGGCCCTGGACGATTTGCCGAGCCTGATTGAAAGGCGGAGCAGCAGCGTGCAGCGCGCGGCTGCTGATGAAACCGTGGCCGTCTGGGAACAGGCCGCGGCGCGGGCGGATTATCTGCCCAGCGTCACGCTCAAAGGAACTCATACGCGAACGGACGAGGCCATCACCCTCGATGTTCCGAACCAGTCGATTCAAAGAACGCTGCCCAATGGTGCTCCCTTTCGTCTTGATATTGATCCGCCAGCCTTCACAATTCAGGACCGGGATGTGACGAAGGCGCAGGTGCAGCTGATTCAACCTCTTTATATGGGCGGTCGGATCACGGCGCAGGAGGATGCGCGGGATGCCGAGGTGGGGATCAAGGCTGCAGAGTATGCTCAGGAAAAGTCCGTGCAGCTCAGTCTTGTGCTGCAGCGCTATTTTCAAAGTCAGTATGCTGCGGAGCTTTTGAATGTCCTGCAAAAATTCAAAAGTCATCTGGAACGGATTGATCAGCTGACACAGAACCTGATTGAAAGCGGGGCCCTTCCAAGGTCCGTGCGCCGTAAAACCGAAACGGCCCTGGCTGAACTTCTGGCCATGCAGGTGCGGGCCGAGGCTCAGAAAGCTGTCCTGTGTCAGGCGGTGCAGGGCATGATTCAGGCCACGGGTGACTGTCAGTTCACGAACGCGCTCAGGCTTTTGCCCATGCCGGCCGCTGCGGGAGCGCTGCAAAGCCTCGCACGGGATCAAAGGCCCGAGTGGAAAATCATTCAGCATCAGAAGGAAAAAGCCGAGGCCCTGCATCAGGCCGCGACGGGCAGTCTTTTGCCGAGCATTTATGCTTTTGGTCGTTATGAACTTTTGCAGGAGCAGCTGACTCTGCTGGAACCCAAATGGGTGATTGGTGTGGGCGTGGAATGGACGCTGACCGCTGGATTGAAAGGTTTTCCCGAAAGGCATAAAGCCGAGGCTTTGAAACAGAAGGCCGAGATAATTCGAGGGCAGGCGGAGCGGGATATTCCCCTGCAGATTCAGCAATACTGGGCCCAGGCCGCTGGCGAGCGTGCCGCGCTGCAGGCGACTGAAAAAGCCCTGCTCGCGGCGCAGGAAACCCTGGAGATCAGCGAGCTGCGTTATGGTGCGGGGGATGGTTCGCAGCTTGATGTCCTGAATGCTTATAGCGATGTGGAAAAGCTTTCGCTCAGACGGCTTGAACTTTTGGAAAGCTATAACCGCTATCTTATCAGTTTGTTTGCGGCGACCGGCAACGCGGCGCTGTATATCCAGCACTATCAATCGTCCTTATGA
- a CDS encoding patatin-like phospholipase family protein, which yields MLEFSLPGGGLWGITLTGFLYALRDRKALPEVISGVSSGNHAGYLAFSDADYQKALAWFRTSGEFLKSRPIRRFLPPYDMNGDHISSFTLPFMVDNSVLVRNGLRHFYVGYIQTKNMQFVAEDVLLYNTYEVFRTILKSSSIPFITNFVPHFGGGIDGGFAKNNFPSPVDSRERWMISYGLDPNTPLDRTIWSRRIVLPRPKGNPILLNEQHLVDNFHRGYDFGATLAGL from the coding sequence ATGCTGGAATTTTCCTTGCCTGGTGGTGGTCTTTGGGGAATTACACTGACCGGATTTCTTTATGCCCTGCGGGATCGCAAGGCTCTTCCTGAGGTCATCAGTGGTGTTTCCTCGGGAAACCATGCTGGATATCTGGCCTTCAGTGACGCTGACTATCAAAAAGCCCTGGCGTGGTTTCGTACCAGCGGCGAATTCCTGAAAAGCCGTCCGATCCGCCGCTTCCTGCCGCCTTACGATATGAACGGCGACCACATCAGCAGCTTCACGCTGCCCTTCATGGTGGATAATTCCGTCCTGGTCCGCAACGGTCTTCGTCACTTCTACGTCGGTTATATTCAGACCAAAAACATGCAGTTTGTGGCCGAAGATGTCCTGCTTTACAACACCTATGAAGTCTTCCGCACCATTCTGAAATCCTCATCCATTCCCTTTATCACCAACTTCGTCCCCCACTTCGGCGGCGGCATCGACGGCGGTTTTGCGAAAAACAATTTCCCTTCGCCCGTCGATTCCCGCGAACGCTGGATGATCAGCTACGGCCTTGACCCGAATACGCCGCTCGATCGCACCATCTGGTCCCGACGCATCGTCCTCCCCCGGCCCAAAGGCAATCCCATCCTTCTGAATGAACAGCATCTGGTGGATAACTTCCATCGGGGTTATGACTTCGGAGCGACGCTCGCCGGTCTTTGA
- a CDS encoding TetR/AcrR family transcriptional regulator has product MTPGYVSETKKQKRGVLRQENLLDAFLSLAAQHGIYNVSLEQIARHIGVAKATVYKHFTSKDEILALVYLRFYEPLNQALLAFPADLAVVPRLRRMTQLYLHHHLDDPAVGSLIMVIKHFVDVRKLPPPLAERWTSFQKARIELADVVIKRGIEEQVFRPIDPRWMSEVGVRMLDGVLTCFFEMSAAERKARHEALSLEAEDMLIKSFMRN; this is encoded by the coding sequence ATGACTCCGGGTTACGTTTCTGAAACCAAAAAACAAAAGCGTGGCGTCCTCAGGCAGGAAAATCTTTTGGATGCATTCCTGAGCCTCGCTGCCCAGCACGGCATTTACAATGTGAGCCTGGAGCAGATCGCCCGGCATATCGGAGTTGCCAAGGCCACCGTCTATAAGCACTTCACAAGCAAGGATGAGATCCTCGCTTTGGTTTATTTACGCTTTTATGAGCCGCTGAATCAGGCGCTTCTCGCATTTCCCGCTGATCTTGCCGTTGTCCCCCGACTCAGACGCATGACCCAGCTCTATCTGCATCATCATCTGGACGATCCTGCGGTGGGGTCCTTGATTATGGTCATCAAGCACTTCGTGGACGTCAGAAAACTGCCGCCTCCCCTGGCCGAACGCTGGACGAGCTTTCAGAAGGCCCGCATTGAACTGGCGGATGTGGTGATCAAAAGGGGTATTGAAGAACAGGTTTTCCGGCCGATAGATCCGCGCTGGATGTCCGAGGTTGGCGTCAGGATGCTCGATGGTGTCCTGACCTGCTTTTTCGAAATGTCGGCGGCGGAGAGAAAAGCCAGGCACGAGGCCCTGTCGCTGGAGGCCGAGGATATGCTGATCAAGAGTTTTATGCGGAATTAA
- a CDS encoding alpha/beta fold hydrolase: protein MACQTRVESLEAVDGLDIYCEVHSGPAPKGVILAVHDYGEHCGVYRGIFDRLCQEGYSIYAADLRGHGKSPGERGLITRFDDYLEDLDLLMARVKDREPNQPVFILGQGLGALIGACYAMSRKPRMRGLILCGLVMDLPVGAMERLLMKHAGFLLQNSKGMQDVKKALLGPALEGELKEDSLAFRGPVRPTTVREILGACASIQKSSEQLPFAILSIHTLEAVTNRASALERWLDAIASVDKSVLRYEGQDHHLLLHKERDQVVGDIIEWCEQHRLDRPDDEEEEWDELANDAL, encoded by the coding sequence ATGGCCTGCCAGACCCGGGTGGAATCCCTGGAAGCCGTTGACGGATTGGATATCTATTGCGAGGTTCACAGCGGCCCGGCCCCAAAGGGCGTCATCCTTGCTGTGCATGACTACGGCGAACACTGCGGCGTTTATCGCGGGATTTTTGATCGCCTCTGTCAGGAGGGGTACAGCATTTACGCGGCTGACCTGCGCGGCCACGGCAAATCCCCAGGGGAACGGGGATTGATCACGCGCTTTGATGATTATCTGGAAGACCTCGATCTGCTGATGGCGCGGGTCAAGGATCGGGAACCGAACCAGCCGGTTTTTATCCTGGGCCAGGGCCTCGGCGCCTTGATCGGTGCCTGCTATGCGATGTCGCGCAAGCCGCGGATGCGGGGGCTGATCCTGTGCGGACTCGTGATGGATCTGCCGGTCGGCGCCATGGAACGCCTTCTGATGAAGCATGCAGGTTTTCTCCTGCAGAATTCCAAGGGCATGCAGGATGTGAAGAAGGCTCTTTTAGGTCCGGCGCTCGAAGGCGAACTGAAAGAGGACTCGCTGGCGTTCCGTGGTCCGGTGCGGCCGACGACGGTGCGGGAGATTCTAGGCGCGTGCGCATCCATACAAAAGAGCAGCGAGCAGCTGCCGTTTGCGATACTTTCCATCCATACTCTGGAAGCAGTGACCAATCGCGCGTCAGCTCTGGAACGTTGGCTCGATGCCATCGCTTCGGTGGACAAGTCGGTGCTGCGCTATGAAGGTCAGGATCATCATCTCCTTTTGCACAAGGAGCGCGATCAGGTTGTGGGGGATATCATCGAGTGGTGCGAACAGCATCGTCTCGATCGTCCCGATGATGAAGAGGAAGAGTGGGACGAGCTGGCGAACGATGCTCTATGA
- a CDS encoding adenine phosphoribosyltransferase, with product MRLDDYIRNIPDFPKQGISFKDITPLLKDPNALQYTYRAIANQYKEDEVDLVVGAESRGFLFGVGVALLMNKGFVPIRKPGKLPAAVFKESYDLEYGTDTLEIHQDAIRPGQRVLLVDDLLATGGTAKAAIELVKKCGGIIVGCAFVIELTFLTGRQKLSPYPVYSLIRY from the coding sequence ATGCGTTTGGATGATTACATCCGCAACATACCTGACTTTCCGAAGCAAGGGATCTCCTTCAAGGACATCACGCCCCTTTTGAAGGATCCCAATGCGCTGCAGTACACCTATCGGGCGATCGCCAACCAGTACAAGGAAGACGAAGTCGATCTGGTGGTCGGCGCGGAGAGTCGTGGGTTTCTCTTTGGAGTGGGCGTTGCCCTTCTGATGAACAAGGGCTTCGTTCCCATTCGTAAACCGGGCAAGCTGCCCGCTGCTGTCTTCAAGGAAAGCTACGATCTGGAATACGGCACGGACACCCTGGAGATTCACCAGGACGCGATCCGTCCCGGCCAGCGCGTGCTGCTCGTCGACGACCTGCTCGCTACGGGTGGGACGGCGAAAGCTGCGATTGAGCTGGTGAAAAAGTGCGGCGGCATCATCGTCGGCTGCGCCTTCGTCATCGAGCTGACCTTCCTCACAGGTCGGCAAAAACTGTCTCCCTATCCGGTTTACAGTCTGATTCGCTACTGA
- the hmgA gene encoding homogentisate 1,2-dioxygenase yields the protein MLSDRKYQSGFGNHFATEALPGALPEGQNSPQRPPYGLIAELVSGTAFTVKRSENLRSWVYRIRPSVLHGEFRLLDKRSIVTGAPRDIITPAAQLRWNPLPIPQEKTDFVRGLLTMAANGDADAQTGNAVHLYACNQSMDKDFFQNADGDLLIVPQSGGLTLRTEFGIMDVIPGEIAVIPRGIKFQVHLLEATARGYICENYGAHFVLPNLGPIGSNGLANPRDFETPVAAYEDREGAFRLLLKFGGELFEASVQHSPLDVVAWHGNYAPYKYDLRKFNTINTVSYDHPDPSIFTVLTSPTDHEGRANVDFVIFPPRWMVAQNTFRPPYFHRNVMSEYMGLIYGVYDAKPSGGFDPGGGSLHNCMLAHGPEAQAFEEATHAELKPQYMDKTMAFMFESCMLYRPTRFALEGGLLQKDYAACWQGIKTTFNPKVR from the coding sequence ATGCTTTCTGATCGAAAATACCAAAGCGGTTTTGGCAATCATTTTGCCACCGAAGCCCTGCCCGGGGCGCTGCCGGAAGGCCAGAATTCCCCACAGCGACCGCCATACGGACTGATTGCTGAACTCGTGTCCGGCACGGCCTTCACTGTCAAACGATCAGAAAACCTGCGGTCGTGGGTTTACCGCATTCGCCCCTCGGTTCTGCACGGTGAATTCCGACTTCTGGATAAACGCTCGATCGTGACCGGGGCGCCGCGTGATATCATCACACCCGCCGCGCAACTGCGTTGGAACCCGCTGCCCATCCCCCAGGAAAAAACTGATTTCGTCCGCGGACTCTTGACCATGGCCGCCAACGGCGACGCGGATGCGCAGACCGGCAACGCCGTGCATCTTTATGCGTGCAATCAGTCCATGGACAAGGATTTCTTTCAGAACGCGGACGGTGACCTTCTCATAGTCCCGCAGAGCGGAGGCCTGACACTCAGGACTGAGTTCGGCATCATGGATGTCATCCCCGGTGAAATCGCGGTCATTCCCCGCGGCATTAAATTTCAGGTCCATCTGCTTGAGGCCACGGCCCGCGGCTATATCTGCGAGAACTACGGCGCGCATTTCGTCCTGCCGAATCTGGGGCCGATCGGATCGAACGGTCTCGCGAATCCGCGGGATTTTGAAACGCCGGTGGCCGCTTATGAAGATCGCGAGGGCGCCTTTCGGCTTCTTTTGAAATTCGGCGGCGAACTGTTCGAAGCGTCGGTGCAGCACTCGCCTTTGGATGTTGTCGCCTGGCACGGGAACTATGCGCCCTACAAATACGATCTGCGCAAGTTCAATACGATCAACACCGTGAGTTATGATCATCCAGATCCCTCGATCTTTACGGTTTTGACCTCGCCCACTGATCATGAGGGCCGGGCGAACGTGGACTTCGTGATTTTTCCCCCGCGCTGGATGGTGGCGCAGAATACCTTCCGTCCGCCCTATTTCCATCGGAACGTGATGAGCGAATACATGGGCCTGATCTATGGCGTCTATGATGCCAAGCCCTCCGGAGGTTTCGATCCGGGCGGCGGCAGCCTGCATAACTGCATGCTGGCGCATGGTCCTGAGGCCCAGGCCTTCGAAGAAGCCACGCATGCGGAACTGAAGCCCCAGTATATGGATAAGACCATGGCCTTCATGTTTGAATCCTGCATGCTGTATCGTCCGACCCGCTTTGCCCTGGAAGGGGGACTCCTGCAGAAGGATTACGCCGCCTGCTGGCAAGGGATCAAAACGACTTTTAATCCCAAAGTTCGCTGA
- a CDS encoding S1 RNA-binding domain-containing protein, whose protein sequence is MRYQDIKWEDESEFEDEGKKAGKKQVDELSFAELLEQESVPEIEIRRGAQVSGVISAISATSDNVLVELDALHTAVMDKNQIFNEKGEQQYHIGDRITAYVVSYTADEIQLSMRLSASKQSFEDLLNARQMQLPVRGKVTGENKGGFEVTVMGKRAFCPVSQIDTRFVTNKAEFMGRELNFLIEKIEEGGRNILVSRAKLLRKEAELKIAELEERKNQGQEIILDGIVTELRDYGAFVDLGGFDGFLHVSEMSYARVNRASDFLQKGDNVRVKLQKIETTADGKRRISLSMKAIQEDPWATIGSKYEIGKSYSGTVTRLETFGAFVSLEPGVEGLVHISEMSWEKRIHHPNEILKVGDKVDVRIVDIQTGSQKLSLSLKNIEQDPWAAIDAKFPVGAKVKGTVESLKGFGAFVVLAPGVTGLVPTEILKKVHGESYKKKASPPQELEVVVRELNVAERKMLLSLPEIKDDADDIQAYHEYMQTQQDKAKKETAKTPRGSFGDILAASLEGKKK, encoded by the coding sequence ATGCGTTACCAAGACATTAAATGGGAAGATGAATCCGAATTCGAAGACGAAGGGAAAAAGGCCGGCAAAAAGCAGGTCGATGAACTTTCGTTTGCTGAGCTTTTGGAGCAGGAATCGGTTCCCGAAATCGAAATTCGCCGCGGTGCCCAGGTGAGCGGCGTGATCTCAGCCATCAGCGCCACCTCGGATAACGTCCTCGTCGAGCTGGATGCCCTGCATACGGCTGTGATGGATAAGAACCAGATCTTCAATGAAAAAGGTGAACAGCAGTATCACATCGGTGATCGCATCACCGCTTACGTCGTCTCCTATACGGCGGACGAAATTCAATTGAGCATGCGTCTCAGCGCTTCGAAGCAATCCTTCGAAGATTTGCTCAACGCACGTCAGATGCAATTGCCCGTCCGCGGCAAGGTCACCGGAGAAAACAAAGGTGGCTTTGAAGTGACAGTCATGGGTAAACGGGCCTTCTGTCCCGTGTCTCAGATTGATACGCGCTTTGTCACCAACAAAGCCGAATTCATGGGGCGCGAGCTTAACTTCCTGATCGAAAAGATCGAGGAGGGTGGACGCAATATCCTTGTGTCCCGCGCCAAGCTCCTGCGGAAGGAAGCCGAACTCAAGATCGCTGAACTCGAAGAGCGCAAGAACCAGGGTCAGGAGATCATCCTCGATGGTATCGTGACCGAACTGCGCGACTACGGTGCCTTCGTTGACCTCGGTGGTTTCGATGGCTTCCTGCACGTCTCGGAAATGAGCTATGCCCGCGTGAACCGCGCGTCCGACTTCCTGCAAAAAGGCGACAACGTTCGCGTGAAACTGCAGAAAATCGAAACGACAGCGGACGGCAAACGCCGCATCAGCCTCAGCATGAAGGCCATCCAGGAAGATCCCTGGGCGACCATCGGCAGCAAATACGAAATCGGCAAATCCTATTCGGGAACGGTCACACGCCTCGAAACCTTCGGTGCGTTCGTGAGTCTTGAGCCCGGTGTGGAAGGTCTCGTTCACATTTCGGAAATGTCCTGGGAAAAGCGCATTCATCATCCGAATGAAATCCTCAAAGTCGGTGACAAGGTGGATGTGCGCATCGTCGATATCCAAACGGGATCGCAGAAGCTGTCCCTGAGTCTGAAGAACATCGAGCAGGATCCCTGGGCTGCGATCGACGCGAAATTCCCCGTCGGTGCCAAGGTCAAGGGCACGGTGGAAAGCCTGAAGGGCTTTGGTGCCTTCGTCGTGCTGGCTCCCGGCGTCACGGGTCTGGTTCCGACCGAGATTCTGAAAAAAGTCCACGGCGAGTCCTATAAGAAAAAGGCTTCGCCTCCGCAGGAACTCGAAGTGGTGGTGCGGGAACTGAATGTGGCGGAACGCAAGATGCTTCTGTCCTTGCCTGAAATCAAGGATGATGCCGACGACATCCAGGCTTATCACGAATACATGCAAACGCAGCAGGACAAGGCGAAAAAGGAAACCGCCAAGACCCCACGCGGCAGCTTCGGTGATATCCTGGCAGCGAGTCTTGAAGGCAAGAAAAAGTAA